The genomic segment GTGGTCGATTTTCATTTTCATTTTTTCGCCTGGTATGCGCCACTCTGCTGCATCCAGGTCAATTTCCATCCACACTGCTGACCGCAGTTCTCCTGGACGCACAAACAGCAGCGGGGATAATTTCAGGGCTGCTACGGCATAAGGATGTCCGGTATAGGCATGGATCGAACGCATCAACTCTCCAGCCTGTTTCGGCTCTGTAATGGCAGCATAGTGGGCTTTCGGAACAGCGGACAACGCGCCGCGTAGGTCTGCCGTAACGTCGCGTTCTGCTAGACCAGTGGCAACGCCGAACCTAAACACTTGGCCGCATATCTGCTTGATCTTGTGCGCCGACTCAATAGCTCCGCGTGCCTCTATCTTGCTTAGCGCCGCCAGCACGTCCTTTGGCTTGATATCGGAGATTGGCATGGAACCGATGAAGGGGAAGATGTTCCGTTCCAGCCAAGCCGTATTTTTTTCTTGGGTGCTTTCGGCGCGATTTGCCGCCGTCTTGCCAAGCCACGTGCGCGCCACTGTTTCAAAAGTGAATGCGGCCGCCGCGATCTTGGCTTGTTTATCGTCGCGCTTGGCTTTGCCAGGATCGATACCTTCCGCCAGCAACTCGCGGGCCTCATCGCGTCGTTTTCTGGCCTTGGCAAGCGACACAGCAGGGTAGACGCCCAGCGCCAGCGTTTTTTGCTTGCCGGTGAAGCGGAAGTTCATGCGCCAGTATTTCCCGCTCGCGTTCACTAGCAGATATAGCGCTTGCCCGTCGGCGTGTTTGTCGCCAGCCGGTGCACCGCTGTGTTTTACCTGTCGAATGAATGTGTCTGTCAGTGCCATGAAACCCTCGGTGTTGGTATGTCGTTTAGCACTTTTGAAAGGTACCAACAAAAATACCTATAAATTGTTGGTATCTCATGGTATCGGGTGAAACGGCTTGAGACAACAAAAAACCCGCCATGCTTGGGAGCATGCGGGTTTTGAGAGTGCTTGATACTGCATGAAACGTGTTCCTGGTGCCGAGAGCCGGAAACTCGGATTGAGCATCTGAGCGGCTCTCGGTGGTGTTGGTGTAAATGAGGTGTAGTGCGGTCACTTCACCAGCAGCTTGCGGTCAATCTCCGAGATCGGGATCATGCCCAAGCCATTGAGGGATAGCCGGCCTTCGCGCACCATGCGGCCGACGGTCTGCGCGCTGATGCCTAGCATCTGCGCCGCCTGAACCTGCGTGACCTGCGAAGGCCGTGGATGCCGCTCTGCGTAGATTTGAGCGCCCCGTGCAGCGCATTCTATCAAGGTTTGTTGGTCGGTCATTTTACTCTCCGTCAATGCGTTTAAATTCCACCACCCACACCCAAGGATTCGCCATCCAGTCGCCACCAGTTGATTCCCATAAGTCGCACCATTGGTTTTGAAGATCTTTCTCGGCGTCATGCTCGCGCAATGTCGTAGACAAACCTTCGGCAATGATGTCTTCGGTATTGATGCTCTGCAGACGCTCGACGCGCACCGCGGTGATTTCCAGCAGGATCCGGCTGCAATCGCGCGGCATGTGGATTGACGGGATCCGTCCGAACTTGCGCGCCCATGGCCGAGCCTCTGCTGGCTGGTATTCCTTGCCGCGCCATTCGTCGTCGTAGACCACGCATGGCTGATCGCCGAAGCCTGGTAAGTCGCAGCCCCAGAAAGACTCGCGTACCCAGAGTCGGTCGCCTGGCTGGCCGTAAGGGCAGTGAATTGCGATATCTTGCAGTTTCGGCAGCAGTAGCCCGTCGAGTGGACGGCGAAGCCATTCGCCAGTCAGGTTACCGGCACTCGATACTGCCGGCTGCGGCTTCACGATCCGGCGCGTCTGGGTCTTGTCGCCGGCGAGCAGCGCGCGCACCATGGCGCCGGTAAATAAGATTGGGCGTTCTTTCATCGCGCTCTCCATTGTTCAATAAAATTCTTCGATACCGAGCGCCAAGGACACTCCGCTGGCCGATGCCCTGTGCGCCCGCAGAGGGTGCAGATGTCGTCATGGTCGCTCATGATGTGCTCCGATTCTCGATCTGCAATAGGCCGGCGTCTATTACGTGCTCGACTACCGTTTTCCCGTTTTGCAGCATGATCTGACCAAGAAAGGCACCTTCGAAGCTCAGCACACCGGTTTCTATAGCCATGATCTGGCCTTTGATCCAGTCACGCAGGATGCTGCAGACACTGATTTCGGCCTGCGCAAGGGCTTTCTTTTCATGATCGGTCTTCGAGCTGCGTGTGCGCTGGCCGTATGGATGCTCCCGCAACCAGGCCGCAGCGTAGCCGCGATAGCTGGCGCGTGCAGTGACATCCCGGCCGCGATGGCTGAATTGCACTAGAAGCTCACCCGCTTCGCTGTCGGTCATGGTGCCGAATCTGCTGCAGCCGAACTTCATTAGTAACTTGCGGATTTCCTCCAGTGCTGTGCCGCCGCTGGTCGCATTTTCGTATGGCAGGCTCATGACTTTGGCTCCCAATATTTGCCATCTTTCCCGCATTGTTCTTCCCAGGCACGGTCTTGATCTGTCCAGCGCCTATTTATTTTTCCAGAGACAGGATCAATCCCGACGCTTGGGCGCCGGCAGAGCGGGGCATAGCCAAGGATGAAATTCAAAAGATTGAAGTGCTTGTGTTTACAAGTTGCGCAAATCTTGATGGCTTCGCTCATGATTTTCCCTCCGACTTCTGAAAAACTTCTTCAAGCATCTGATGCGCTGCCTTTTCCATATCCGGAGCGATGCAGTAGGCGATGATTTTGCGGCATTCATCGCGCCAAATTTGGTTCTGTAGTGAATTCCACTCGGCGCGGATTTCTCGCGTCTGTTCGGGCGTGTAGCAATTCTTCATGTCGGTGAATTTCATCGTCATTCCTTCGGAAGAATTGCGTCGATGCGCGCGATGACCTCACGGGCTTCTTCCAAATCGCAAAGTTCGGCTCGACATCCCACCTGGCCTAGATATTCCTTGGCGTCCTTCAACAGCTGGATCATCTCATCACTCAGCGCCGGAGCTGCTGGCGGTGGCGGGGCGCTCCGTAGATATTTCACCGTATCGTCTATGCAAGTAAGAGTCGCAGGTGAAAATTCCCCGTTCACTTTGAGTAGTTTTAGCAGACGTGCGATCTCTTCGCGTTTATTCTCCGCCACTGGCTCCTGCTGCGGCGCGGCCACCACCCTATATTCAGCACTGGCGTGGCTTTCTGGCTGAATGTCGATAGATTGACCACCAGCCTGCTGCGGCGCGACCATTGCGGCGCGAGCTGCCTTCCAAATCTCAAAAGCGTTAGCTGGCACATCGACAAACCACCAGTTAGCTTCTGCCCATACCTCAAACAGCTTCCGCTCTGCTTCAATATCGATAGCCATAATCACCTCAGAATTCAAGAAACATGTATGCGGCCAGCGTCAGGCCGGCGGCGAAGAGAAGCGCGTAGAACGAGTTCTCGGATAGGGTTTTTAGTTGGCGGGAGGTCATATGATTTCCATCACGGTTTCGATAAAGATTTTTGCTTGCTCAGCGTTGATCGCGTTGCCGTAGGCGCGCAGTCGTCCCACTCTTGCGGTAGCCCCATGAGCCAGCGGGAATGTGCCGGGTTCAACTGGCCGGAATTTTCCATCCCTGCATCCAAGCCAGTCAGCAGCACGCCAGTAACCGTTAGTCGGACCGGCTGCGTTTTCAGAAATCCAATATGTGTTTGCGATGCAAGCCCCATGTTGACCTTGCGGCCGCTGGGGTGTCGCCCCGTCATTGATGTCTCTGGATGTGGGCGTTTTCCCCCATTGCCGTCCGATGAGCACGGGGTGTTCCAACCCGCTAGAGATGCTGCTTCCTGCATCATCATTCCGCCGGCGTTGCGGGCTTCCCGGTTTTCGGCCGTATCGACCCCTGACTTGTAATCTCGTCGCGTAGGAGTCGGCCACCCAGTACGTTCTGTCTCGGATGTGCGGCGCACCGACGCCCGCAGACGGAAACGGGACCGCCCCGAAGGGGTAACCCAAGGCTTCCATGTCATCTTGTACAAGGTCGATCCAAGCATCTGCGTCTTTGCTCGCAACCTGCTCTCCAAGGATGATTGGAGGCTTGCACTCGCTGATGAGGTGATA from the Collimonas arenae genome contains:
- a CDS encoding helix-turn-helix domain-containing protein yields the protein MTDQQTLIECAARGAQIYAERHPRPSQVTQVQAAQMLGISAQTVGRMVREGRLSLNGLGMIPISEIDRKLLVK
- a CDS encoding DNA cytosine methyltransferase yields the protein MAAYYNEIDPYAAQWLRNLIGGGHIAPGDVDERSIEDVRPEDIRGYTQCHFFAGVGVWAYALRRAGWTDDRPVWTGSCPCQPFSAAGKGAGFDDERHLWPAWYHLISECKPPIILGEQVASKDADAWIDLVQDDMEALGYPFGAVPFPSAGVGAPHIRDRTYWVADSYATRLQVRGRYGRKPGSPQRRRNDDAGSSISSGLEHPVLIGRQWGKTPTSRDINDGATPQRPQGQHGACIANTYWISENAAGPTNGYWRAADWLGCRDGKFRPVEPGTFPLAHGATARVGRLRAYGNAINAEQAKIFIETVMEII
- a CDS encoding tyrosine-type recombinase/integrase, whose product is MALTDTFIRQVKHSGAPAGDKHADGQALYLLVNASGKYWRMNFRFTGKQKTLALGVYPAVSLAKARKRRDEARELLAEGIDPGKAKRDDKQAKIAAAAFTFETVARTWLGKTAANRAESTQEKNTAWLERNIFPFIGSMPISDIKPKDVLAALSKIEARGAIESAHKIKQICGQVFRFGVATGLAERDVTADLRGALSAVPKAHYAAITEPKQAGELMRSIHAYTGHPYAVAALKLSPLLFVRPGELRSAVWMEIDLDAAEWRIPGEKMKMKIDHLVPLSTQAVEILRDMQAMTGHGKYVFPSIRTGERCMSENTVNAALRSMGYSKEVMTGHGFRAMARTIMDEVLGERIDLIEHQLAHAVKDPNGRAYNRTAHLPARREMMQRWSNYLDKLRMGADVLSLRAAN